ACTGGCCAGAAGGTGAACCGCTTCTGTCACATCTACCAGAGCCGGGATGATCTGGTGAATAAAATTAAGATGTTTCGGATGCTGGGGCAGATGACGGCAACGTGCTTCCAACGATGCACCACCTGCGATGGGGGGAATATCATGTACCTGGCCACTTATGAAGTGGACCAAAAGTTTGGGACGAAATACCACGAGCGGTTCAAAAAATTTTTTAGGCACCTGCAGGAGAATGACCTGGTAGCAGGCATCGCCATGACAGATGTCAAGGGGGACCGAAGTCTGAAACCCAGTGAGCAAGCCGATCCGGACCTTTACCTGCACGTGGTGGAGGAGAAGAAAGACGGGATCGTCGTTCGGGGGGCCAAGGCCCACCAGACAGGAGCCCTAAATTGCCACTACACGGTGGTCATGCCCACTCGAGCCATGTCGCCGGAAGATAAGGGCTATGCCATCGCCTTTTCCATCCCGATGAGTAGCCCGGGTTTAATTCATATTTACGGACGGCAGTTCTCCGACACGCGGAAGTTAGAGGGCGGTTGCATCGACATGGGGAATCCCCTCTTTGGAATGCAGGAAACCCTGCTCATCTTTGAAAACGTTTTTGTCCCCTGGGAAAATGTTTATCTGTATAAAGAGTATGAATTCGCCGAAAGGATCAGCGGCCTTCTCGGCTCTCATCACCGATGCAGCTACGGGGGGTGCAAGACTGGGGTAAGCGATGTCCTGATCGGGGCTACAGCTTTGCTTGCCCAGTACAATGGGGTGGCTAAGAGTTCTCACGTGCGAAGTAAGATAACTGAGATGATCACCCTTTCCGAGACCATGTACGGTTGCGGACTGGCTTCGGCCTATGAAGGCCACAAAACGCCAGTGGGAAACTACATGAACGATTTTCTGCTGGCCAACGTGTGTAAACTGAACGTAGCCCGGATCACCAACCAGATCGGGCAACTGGCCCTGGATATTGCCGGAGGTTTGGTCACTACCCTGCCCTCGGAGAAGGATTTCCGCAGCCCAGAGGTGGGAAAATACTTAGAGAAATATCTGAAGGGGGTAAAAGACGTTCCCACGGAGAACCGGATACGCATTTTCCGTTTGATCGAAAATCTGATGTTTGGGGGAGGAGCCGGAGGATATATTGTGGAATCTATTCACGGGGCCGGCTCGCCGGAAGCGCAGAAGACGATGATTCCCCGGGAGTCTAACTTAAACCACAAGATTTCGCTGGCGAAATGTATCGCCGGAATCAAAGAATAGGGGGCGAAAATGAACCTGCAGGATAAAGTTGCTATCATCACTGGCTCTGGCGGGGGGATCGGCCGGGGGATTGCTCTAAAATTTGGGTCTCTGGGCGCCAAGGTAGTTGTGGCCGATCTGAAAATCGATGGAGCCAAGGAGACCGTTTCTCTTTTAGAGAAGGCAGGGGGAAAAGGTTTGGCCCTGGGCACGGACATTACGGACCGAGCTCAAGTGCAAGATATGGTCAAAACCACGATCAACACCTTTGGGAAACTCGACATCCTGGTGAATAATGCCGGCTGGGATATAATTGAACCTTTTATGCGGAATAACCCGGAGCTATGGGATAAAGTCATTGCCATCAACCTCAAGGGACCCATCTATTGCACCCGGGCTGTTTTGGATCACTTTATTGAAAGAAAATACGGAAAGATTGTCAACATCAGCTCCGATGCCGGAAGGGTGGGAAGTTCCGGGGAGGCGGTTTATTCAGCCTGCAAAGGAGGAATCATCGCTTTCACCAAGACGATCGCTCGAGAGATGGCCCGCTACCAGATCAACGTCAATTGTGTTTGCCCGGGGCCAACCGATACACCCCTT
Above is a window of Deltaproteobacteria bacterium DNA encoding:
- a CDS encoding 4-hydroxyphenylacetate 3-hydroxylase family protein, producing the protein MALKTGKEYVQSLREMNPHPTVYLFGEKMENLYDHPMVKPSQNAVALSYDLVHDPLHEDLMTARSHLTGQKVNRFCHIYQSRDDLVNKIKMFRMLGQMTATCFQRCTTCDGGNIMYLATYEVDQKFGTKYHERFKKFFRHLQENDLVAGIAMTDVKGDRSLKPSEQADPDLYLHVVEEKKDGIVVRGAKAHQTGALNCHYTVVMPTRAMSPEDKGYAIAFSIPMSSPGLIHIYGRQFSDTRKLEGGCIDMGNPLFGMQETLLIFENVFVPWENVYLYKEYEFAERISGLLGSHHRCSYGGCKTGVSDVLIGATALLAQYNGVAKSSHVRSKITEMITLSETMYGCGLASAYEGHKTPVGNYMNDFLLANVCKLNVARITNQIGQLALDIAGGLVTTLPSEKDFRSPEVGKYLEKYLKGVKDVPTENRIRIFRLIENLMFGGGAGGYIVESIHGAGSPEAQKTMIPRESNLNHKISLAKCIAGIKE
- a CDS encoding glucose 1-dehydrogenase, translated to MNLQDKVAIITGSGGGIGRGIALKFGSLGAKVVVADLKIDGAKETVSLLEKAGGKGLALGTDITDRAQVQDMVKTTINTFGKLDILVNNAGWDIIEPFMRNNPELWDKVIAINLKGPIYCTRAVLDHFIERKYGKIVNISSDAGRVGSSGEAVYSACKGGIIAFTKTIAREMARYQINVNCVCPGPTDTPLLAEMTKGETGAKIITAMTNAVPFRRLAKPEDIAGAVAFLASDDAGFITGQTLSVSGGLTMC